CGCAAACGACGGCAAGGGCCTGGTGTTCGTCTCGCATGTTGGCGACGTGTACCCCAGTGGGTTCCTGCCGATTTGTGACGGCAACGTGCGCGTGAAGTCGCTGGTAGACATCTACCGCAACGCGCCGCTCTTCCGCGAGCTGCGCGATCCCGACCTGCTCAAGGGCAAGTGCGGGCGCTGCGAGTACCGCGTCGTGTGCGGCGGGAACCGAGGGCGCGCCTACGCGCTGACCGGGGACTACCTCGCGTCCGAACCCATGTGCAACCACGACCCGATGATGGAGGCAATGGCGTCCGTCTGAGGCGTGCCGTTCTCCGGCAGGTGCGCTACACTGCTCCGGGGGATTCCACATGGCACGTCTGGGGGCAGTTGTCAGCCTCGTCGCGTCGTTCTGCATCGCCGCCGCCGCATCGCCCGATGTCCGATTCACCGATGCCACCGTTTCGTCGGGTATCGACTTCCGTCACTTCGACGGCAGGTCGGGCGAGCGCTACTTCATCGAGACGATCGGCAGCGGTTGCGCCTGGATCGACTACGACAACGACGGCTGGCTCGACGCCTACCTCGTCAGCGCCGCCGACTTCCCCACCTCGGCGGAGCCGACAACCGACCTTCCCAGGAACCGACTCTACCGGAACCAGGGCGACGGAACCTTCCGCGACGTGACCGACGCCGCCGGAGTCGGCGACACGGGTTACGGCACGGGCGTCTGCGCCGGGGACTACGACAACGATGGCTGGACCGACCTCTTCGTCACTAACTACGGCAAGACGATCCTCTATCGGAACCAGGGCGACGGCACGTTCCGCGACGTGACCGTGGCAGCGGGCGTGGCTGATCCGCGCTGGAGCACCGCCGCCGCGTTCGGAGACATCGACAACGACGGCGATCTCGATCTCTACGTCGTGTTCTACTGCAAGTGGGACCTGTCGCGGAACACAACCTGCGAGGAGCAGGGGGTTCCCATCTACTGCGGACCCGAAGCCTACGAGGGCGACGCTGACCGGCTCTTCCGCAACAACGGCGACGGGACGTTCACGGACATCACGCGCGAAGCCGGCGTCTACCAGCCGGGCGGTAAGGGTCTCGGCGTCCGGTTCACCGACGTCGATGACGACGGTGACGTGGACATCTACGTTGCCAACGATGGCACGCCCAACTTCCTGTTCATCAACGACGGCTCCGCGCACTTCGAGGAGATGGCGTGGATGGCGGGAGTCGATGCCGACGAGAACGGGAACCCGCAGGGGAGCATGGGCGTCGCCGTCGGGGACTACGACCGAGACGGCCGCCTCGACATCGTTGTGACGAACTTCCAGCGGCAGTACAACACCGTCTACCACAACGACGGATCGGGGTTCTACCGAGACGCGTCGTTCACCAGCGGTCTCGGCGCGACGCTCCCTAACGTCAGTTGGGGAACCGCGCTGTTCGATGCCGACAACGACGGCTGGCTCGACCTCTTCATCGCCAACGGGCACATCCAAGACCTCGTCGACGAGTACGACGCAACGACGTCCTATGCGCAGCGAAACTCGCTCTATCGGAACCGTCGGGACGCGACGTTCGAGGACATCAGCGGGGACGCGGGTTCGGGGATAGCGCTCGTCAAAGTGAGCCGGGGCACGGCGTTCGGCGACTACGACAACGACGGCGACATCGACATCCTCGTGTCGAACGCCCACGACACGGCGGACCTGCTGCGGAACGACTCGGAACGCGGCAACTACCTGCTGGTGTCACTCGAGGGCCGGCAGAGCAACTGGCTGGGCATCGGCGCGCGCCTCACGGCGACGGTCGGAGGGAGTTCGCTCAGGACCGAGGTCTGCAGCGGCGGAAGCTACATCTCGCAGAACGACGTCCGGGCGCACTTCGGACTGGGTGACGCGGTGCAAGTGGATCGGCTCGAAATCCGGTGGCCCTCGGGCATCGTCGATGTTCTCGAGAACGTTGCGGCGAACCGCCAGATACGCGTCGTCGAGGGCGAGACGTCGCGCTGATCGCGGCTCACCACTTGCCTATCATCTCGAAAACGCGCATCAGGGCGCGGTTGATTACCTGCTCGCCGGCTCCTACTTCCGCCGGAGCGACCGTCGAATCCCCACCGTAACCCCCCTGCGCGGCTGACTCGATGGTTGGGAAGTACCACTGGTAGTCGTTGCAGTAGCCGAAGACCATCGTCCGCACGGGCAGACGCCGCTTCAGTTGGATCGCGTGGTCGCAGAAGAACTCGCCTGAAGCGCCCACCAACGCCAGCAACGGCCGCCTGCCGTCCGAGAGGAGAGCCGTCGTCAGGTGCGGCCGGATGCCCGGCGCGAACTCGGCGATTCCCGCCACTGCGAGATCGCGATAGAACGCCTGCGCGAAGAGCTCCAGCACCAGTGGCGGTGAGAAGTCCACGCGCGACTCGAAATGGAAGTCGTCCTCGCGCGACTGGATCGACGCGTCGTCCAGCATGACGGGCGTCGCCAGTCGAGCGACCTCGATCACAGCGTCGCCCAGCGCCTTCCCGAACTCCGCGACGCTCCGACCGTCGGCGTTGGCGGACAGGTCGCCCGCTGCGCCTTGCAGGAAGACGCAGGTTCCCCCGAGCTCGTCCTGGACCCGCGCCATCATGTAGCCCGGATAGTCCGCCGAGAAGCGCAGGTCCTCGCCTGGCGTCATCGTCGGATGGGCGGCGAAGTTGACGAGGATCGCCAGCGGCGTTCCGTCCGCTCGGTCGAGCCGGATGACGGATAGCTCGCGGTCCACGGGTGGGTTCGGCAGCTTCCAGTGGCGGTTCCGGTTCAGAGGAACCTCTTTCGAGGCAGTTCCCAGTCGCACCGACACCAGGCTCTCGGACGCGAGCCGGATTGCATCGGCGATTCTGGCTTCGAGGTCGCGCACGTAGGGATGCTCCGGCGTGGGCCAGTTGGTCGTCTCGATGACAGGCCCGTGGTGGGTGTGCGAACCGACGATCAGCACGGTTCCCACGCCCGACTCGTCCCGCACTTGCTCGCGGATGCGCGCCATCGAATCGCGCATTGGAGCCCTGCCCAGGTCGAGCCCGACGAGCGCGAGCCGCTGGTCTCCTGCCTCTAGCACGACTGCCTTGGCGTGGAGCGGGTCCATGACCCCCTGACTCGGCATGTCGTGCCGCGCGCCGTATCCCCACATCGGGAAGCCGACCGGCGGCGTGATGTCCACGGTCGCCACGCCCGCGCGCAGCGGATCCGATGCCGCTGCCCAGGGCGTCAGAAGCAGCACAAGAACCCCCACGACCGCGAATCGCCTCATTGGTAGACCCCTTCCGACATGACCGTGTCGTGATAGGCGCAGTAGCTCGCGACGGGGATGTCGGGCCCAATGGAGTGCGCGCCGATGATGACGCCGCCATCCCTGCCGCACTCGATGATCTCCCGCGCCTGCTGGGCGATCTCTGCGTGAGCGCCGAACGGCAAGACGTTGGCGTTGCACATGCCGCCGATCAGCGAGAGCCGGTCGCCGTACCGCCGCTTGAGTTCGACGACCGACATGGACGCCTTCGGTTCCACCGGATTGATGCCGTCGATGCCTGCGTCGAGCAGCATGTCGAGCAGGGGTCCGATGTTTCCGTCGCTGTGAAGGATGACGTGCCTCGCGCCGGCGCGTCGGAACGCCTCGACCATCCGGCAGTAGGCGGGAAGGAAGATGCGCTCGAACGACTTGGGCGACACGAACGGCTGGTCGTTGAACGCCATGTCGTCGTAGATCCACAAGCCGGTGTCCGCCAGGTTCCCGCGCCGGATGGACTCGACGCCGATCTCGATGATGTGGTCGGCGACGCGGTCCGCGAGCGCTTTGGCGAACTCCGGATCGGAGGCGCAGTCCATCAGGAAGTCCGTCTCGCCCCGGATGAACGTCGTGCGGAGGTAGGGCCCTCCGGTCTTGCAGAACACCGCTGACTTCGCGCGCCGCGCCGCCACGACCCGCTCGAAACCGCCGTACCGCTCCGGCATCGTCGGTGGGTCGAACGCCACTCGGTCCAGGCCAGCCCGCGTCGTGATGGGAACCTCGAGGACTTCGTAGAAGTAGGCTCCGTCGCGTGTCCGGACGGTTCTGCCCCATGAGTCGCGGGAGATCGTGTCGCCTCCGCTTCGCCAGAGCGTGCGCGCCTTCGTCGGGAAGGGTGTCTCATCGGCGACGGCGATGGTGATGTCGATGCCGAAGTGGTCGTCGAGATTCGTGTTCGGCGGGAGCCTGAGCTCCTTCCGGCACGCCGACGCGAACTCCGACCAGAAGGAGTCGAACTTCGGGATGCGGTCCGGCGTCAGATGGCTCAACGCGGCGAGGACGCGTTCCTTGGGTGTCACGGCGGCTCCCTACCTGCGTCAGCCGTTCGCCCAGATGAGTCGGTCGCGTCGGGCGCACGGGATGGCGACGGTCTCGCCCGTCAGACCGCTCTCGATGGTGGCGAAGCCGATCTCGTTGACCGCCATGTAGTCCGCGCCGGAGCAATGCGGGGCGGGCCCGCCGCCGAGGTGGTCGGCGATCTGCTGATAGGCGACCTTGAAGACGCTCTCGTTGGGCGGCAGATCGAGCGTCGCGTTGTCGACGCGCTTACCATCCTTGTCGAGCAGAACGGTTCCCGTGTAGATGCCGCAGCGGAGCTGCCCTTCGGTTCCCAGGACATCGACGGCGAACGCGGGAGCCTTGCCGTGGTTCCCCACGTGGAACCCCTGGACGCCGCTCGCGAACCGAATCGAAGCCCCGACGATGGCGGGCTCCGGCTCGTATCCGGCTGGCATCTCGCCGCCTCCGGTCGATATGTGCGCGGCGACCGAGATGGGATCGTAGCCCGCGAACTGGCAGATGAGGTCCGTCGTGTGGATCGCGAACGAGAGGATCGTGCCGCCGCAGTAGCCGATCACCGACTGAACCTGTCCCACCAACCCATCGGCGACGAGCGACTGCAGCCGGATGAGATGCGGAGCCCAATGTCGCGAGTAGTCCACCACCGTGGGGATGCCGCGCGACTCGGCGACGCGCGTCATCTCGTCCACTTCATGGAGCGAGCATCCGGCGGGCTTCTCGAGAAAGATGGCGCGAATGTCGGCTTTCAGCGCTTTCTGCATGACGGCGAAG
This region of Candidatus Poribacteria bacterium genomic DNA includes:
- a CDS encoding Gfo/Idh/MocA family oxidoreductase; translated protein: MYRVGVIGLGSIAARYSTPSDAHPYCHVGGIRLCDATELVAVADMSAERRDEFAKTWGPVFPDGFRYYETDREMLENEQLDIVAVCVRGPFHFAVMQKALKADIRAIFLEKPAGCSLHEVDEMTRVAESRGIPTVVDYSRHWAPHLIRLQSLVADGLVGQVQSVIGYCGGTILSFAIHTTDLICQFAGYDPISVAAHISTGGGEMPAGYEPEPAIVGASIRFASGVQGFHVGNHGKAPAFAVDVLGTEGQLRCGIYTGTVLLDKDGKRVDNATLDLPPNESVFKVAYQQIADHLGGGPAPHCSGADYMAVNEIGFATIESGLTGETVAIPCARRDRLIWANG
- a CDS encoding CRTAC1 family protein, whose translation is MARLGAVVSLVASFCIAAAASPDVRFTDATVSSGIDFRHFDGRSGERYFIETIGSGCAWIDYDNDGWLDAYLVSAADFPTSAEPTTDLPRNRLYRNQGDGTFRDVTDAAGVGDTGYGTGVCAGDYDNDGWTDLFVTNYGKTILYRNQGDGTFRDVTVAAGVADPRWSTAAAFGDIDNDGDLDLYVVFYCKWDLSRNTTCEEQGVPIYCGPEAYEGDADRLFRNNGDGTFTDITREAGVYQPGGKGLGVRFTDVDDDGDVDIYVANDGTPNFLFINDGSAHFEEMAWMAGVDADENGNPQGSMGVAVGDYDRDGRLDIVVTNFQRQYNTVYHNDGSGFYRDASFTSGLGATLPNVSWGTALFDADNDGWLDLFIANGHIQDLVDEYDATTSYAQRNSLYRNRRDATFEDISGDAGSGIALVKVSRGTAFGDYDNDGDIDILVSNAHDTADLLRNDSERGNYLLVSLEGRQSNWLGIGARLTATVGGSSLRTEVCSGGSYISQNDVRAHFGLGDAVQVDRLEIRWPSGIVDVLENVAANRQIRVVEGETSR